The sequence below is a genomic window from Henriciella marina DSM 19595.
GATCTCGATAGAGACCTCAGCGTGAAGGCGAACGTCCATTTCGTAGATGCCAACGGTTTTGATTGGCTGGTCGAGCTTGATCTGGCCGCGGCGGACCTTGAAGCCCTGTTCGGCAAGACCATCGACGATGTCGCGGGTCGAGACGGAGCCGTAGAGGTTGCCAGTGTCGGACGACTGACGGATCAGGACCAGTTCGGTGCCGTCCATGCTTTCGCCTGACGTCTTGGCTTCTTCGCGGGCGTCAGCGTTACGCTTTTCGATGAGGTCACGCTCTGCAGCGAAGCGGGCACGGTTCTTTTCGTTTGCGATCAGTGCCTTGCCGCGTGGCAGCAGGAAGTTACGGGCAAAGCCGTTCTTCACTGTGACTTCTTCACCGAGTTCGCCGAGATTTTCGACGCGTTCAAGAAGGATGATATCCATGTGTCTGGTCCTCCTACTTCACGGTGAATGGCAGAAGCGCGAGCATGCGGGCGCGTTTGATGGCGCGGGCAAGCTTACGCTGGTTCTTGACGTTCACTGCAGTGATCCGCGAGGGGACAATCTTGCCCTTCTCGGAGATATAGCGCTGCAGGAGTTTCACATCCTTGTAGTCGATCGCCGGAGCACCTTCGCCCGAGAACGGATCGACCTTGCGACGGCGGTTGAATGTGCGCCGGGCAGGGATGTTGGTGATGTTGATATCACCTTTGTTGTTTTCTGAAGACATGTCTCTCTTCCTTAATCCTTGCGGTCGCTGCGGCCTTTACGGCCCATCATCGCGGACGGCTCTTCTTCCAGCTCATCGACCTTGATGGTCATGTAGCGGATCACATCGTCCGAGATGCGATGACGGCGCTCAAGCTCATGAACGGCGGCAGCTG
It includes:
- the rpsR gene encoding 30S ribosomal protein S18, with the protein product MSSENNKGDINITNIPARRTFNRRRKVDPFSGEGAPAIDYKDVKLLQRYISEKGKIVPSRITAVNVKNQRKLARAIKRARMLALLPFTVK
- the rplI gene encoding 50S ribosomal protein L9, whose amino-acid sequence is MDIILLERVENLGELGEEVTVKNGFARNFLLPRGKALIANEKNRARFAAERDLIEKRNADAREEAKTSGESMDGTELVLIRQSSDTGNLYGSVSTRDIVDGLAEQGFKVRRGQIKLDQPIKTVGIYEMDVRLHAEVSIEITVNVARSMEEAERQAAGENVINTIQAEQQGASAEQAAELAEASAERDEETREAPEEE